A genomic stretch from Patescibacteria group bacterium includes:
- the rpmJ gene encoding 50S ribosomal protein L36, with product MKVKASIKKICTKCKIVKRKGKLYVVCTTNARHKQRQG from the coding sequence ATGAAAGTAAAAGCTTCCATAAAAAAAATTTGCACAAAATGCAAAATAGTAAAAAGAAAGGGGAAGCTCTATGTTGTTTGCACTACAAACGCAAGACATAAGCAACGGCAAGGATAA
- the infA gene encoding translation initiation factor IF-1 yields the protein MENQKEIQGEATGTIDEALPNTLFRVTLEGGEQILAYLSGKMRMYRIKVLVGDTVKITLDPYGGRGRIIKRL from the coding sequence ATGGAAAATCAAAAAGAAATACAAGGAGAAGCCACTGGCACAATCGACGAGGCACTACCGAATACTTTATTTCGCGTAACACTCGAAGGAGGTGAGCAGATATTAGCGTACCTTTCAGGCAAGATGCGAATGTATCGTATAAAAGTACTTGTGGGAGATACGGTAAAAATAACTCTTGATCCATACGGCGGGAGAGGAAGGATAATTAAACGGCTGTAG
- the rpsM gene encoding 30S ribosomal protein S13, producing MMRISGITIPDNKRLEIGLTAVYGIGRSLSGEILKNAKVNVGKKPKDLSAKEEGEIRKLVEERKIEGNLRREVSGNIKRLKDIRSYRGSRHTKKLPTRGQRTKTNARTLKGSKKTMGSGKRKVDKK from the coding sequence ATCATGCGTATTTCGGGAATTACCATACCAGATAATAAACGATTAGAAATAGGACTTACCGCAGTCTATGGCATTGGGCGCTCTCTCTCAGGTGAGATACTTAAAAATGCCAAAGTAAATGTCGGGAAAAAACCAAAAGATCTCTCAGCAAAAGAGGAAGGTGAAATCCGAAAACTTGTTGAGGAACGAAAAATAGAAGGTAACCTACGCAGAGAAGTATCTGGTAACATAAAGAGACTGAAAGACATTCGTTCATATAGAGGCTCACGACATACAAAGAAGCTACCAACACGGGGACAGAGGACCAAAACAAATGCCAGAACACTCAAAGGATCGAAAAAGACTATGGGTTCTGGAAAACGAAAAGTAGATAAAAAATAA